A section of the Armatimonadota bacterium genome encodes:
- a CDS encoding PASTA domain-containing protein — MAVTIGTVLGGKYELLEPVGQGGMATVFRARRREDGAVVAVKVLHEHHAHDREFVERFQREARAASQLRHPNIVPVLESGSDRGVHFIVMEFVEGTDLKTLLRRRGRLREEEAVRIAVEVCKALAYAHRQGIVHRDIKPQNILVTPDGAVKVTDFGIARAATSATITETGTVLGSVHYLAPEQALGNPVGPSADLYALGVVLYELLTGRLPFDGESPITVALRHVHDPPPPPRSVNPQISPRLEGIVLRALAKSPLHRYPSAEEFCADLEGRTDSWRELPTVVVRGREMSRTPPRRRDPRRGVSPVGVAGLLLLVAIGAAVAAWRAVNEYFTVAEVVVPDLRGKPIEQAQAILASAGLRLEVLRREYHDRYPVNTVVDQVPPPGMRVREGRVVQVVVSQGPEMVQVPDVTNRPLHEARILLTQARLRLGEVREAYHDRLPSGVVIAQEPAAQTRVPRSSTVSLVVSKGPELLEVPDLVGLTLDEARARLAPLGLPLERVRYAPREDAPPGTVVEQVPPPGARVRRGEGITVLIATAPPPTPEPPPLPSPSPPAPSPIPGEPTPPESTPEPGGAIPSAEVAVEPGREAGETRRVRVVVHLPPGDPQEVRIVAVDQRGVREVYRGRHRARERLTRWLEVYGYAIVQVYLDGRFVREFRP, encoded by the coding sequence ATGGCGGTGACCATCGGGACGGTCCTGGGAGGGAAGTACGAGCTGCTGGAGCCCGTGGGGCAGGGGGGGATGGCCACGGTTTTCCGGGCCCGTCGTCGAGAAGACGGTGCGGTGGTGGCGGTGAAGGTTCTCCACGAGCATCACGCCCACGACCGGGAGTTCGTGGAGCGCTTCCAGCGGGAGGCCCGGGCCGCCTCGCAGCTGCGGCACCCCAACATCGTCCCCGTGCTGGAGAGCGGCAGCGATCGCGGCGTGCACTTCATCGTGATGGAGTTCGTGGAGGGAACGGATCTCAAGACCCTCCTGAGGCGCCGGGGACGCTTGCGGGAAGAGGAGGCGGTGCGCATCGCCGTGGAGGTATGCAAAGCCCTCGCTTACGCGCACAGGCAGGGCATCGTGCACCGGGACATAAAGCCCCAGAACATCCTCGTGACCCCGGACGGGGCCGTGAAGGTCACGGATTTCGGGATCGCCCGCGCCGCCACCAGCGCCACCATCACGGAGACCGGTACCGTGCTCGGCTCCGTGCACTATCTCGCACCCGAGCAGGCCCTCGGCAACCCTGTGGGGCCGAGCGCGGACCTGTACGCCCTCGGCGTGGTCCTGTACGAACTGCTCACGGGCCGGCTTCCCTTCGATGGGGAGTCCCCCATCACCGTCGCCCTGCGGCACGTGCACGACCCACCCCCTCCCCCCCGAAGCGTGAATCCCCAGATCTCCCCGCGCTTGGAGGGCATCGTGCTCCGGGCCCTCGCGAAGTCTCCCCTCCACCGGTACCCGTCCGCGGAGGAGTTCTGTGCGGACCTCGAGGGTCGGACGGACTCCTGGCGGGAGTTGCCCACGGTGGTCGTCCGCGGGCGGGAGATGTCGCGGACCCCTCCCCGGCGGAGGGATCCGAGGCGGGGGGTCTCTCCCGTGGGCGTGGCGGGGCTCCTGCTCCTCGTGGCCATCGGGGCCGCGGTCGCGGCCTGGCGGGCGGTGAACGAGTACTTCACCGTGGCGGAAGTGGTGGTCCCGGACCTGCGGGGAAAGCCCATAGAGCAGGCCCAGGCCATCCTCGCGAGTGCGGGCCTGAGATTAGAGGTGCTGCGCCGGGAGTACCACGATCGCTATCCGGTCAACACCGTGGTGGACCAGGTGCCGCCTCCCGGGATGCGGGTCCGGGAAGGGCGGGTGGTCCAGGTGGTGGTGAGCCAGGGACCGGAGATGGTGCAGGTTCCGGACGTGACGAACCGGCCCCTCCACGAGGCCCGGATCCTCCTCACCCAGGCGCGCTTGCGCCTGGGTGAGGTGCGGGAAGCCTACCACGACCGCCTCCCGAGCGGGGTGGTCATCGCCCAGGAACCGGCTGCTCAGACCCGGGTCCCGCGTTCGAGCACGGTGAGTCTGGTGGTGAGCAAGGGGCCGGAGCTCCTCGAGGTCCCGGACCTGGTGGGACTTACCCTGGACGAGGCCCGGGCAAGACTCGCACCGCTGGGCCTTCCCCTGGAACGGGTACGGTATGCTCCCCGCGAGGACGCGCCGCCGGGAACCGTGGTGGAGCAGGTTCCGCCTCCGGGAGCCAGGGTGCGCCGGGGGGAGGGGATCACGGTCCTCATCGCCACCGCGCCCCCACCCACCCCCGAACCCCCTCCGCTCCCCTCCCCGAGCCCTCCAGCCCCTTCCCCCATCCCGGGGGAGCCCACGCCTCCGGAGAGCACGCCGGAGCCGGGCGGGGCGATTCCCTCCGCCGAGGTGGCGGTGGAGCCTGGCCGGGAGGCAGGAGAGACCCGACGGGTACGGGTCGTGGTGCACCTGCCTCCGGGAGATCCGCAGGAGGTGCGGATCGTGGCCGTGGACCAGCGGGGCGTGCGGGAGGTGTACCGGGGACGGCACCGGGCAAGGGAACGGCTGACGCGGTGGCTGGAGGTCTATGGGTACGCCATCGTCCAGGTGTACCTGGACGGCCGCTTCGTGCGGGAGTTCCGGCCCTAG
- a CDS encoding penicillin-binding transpeptidase domain-containing protein, which produces MTGRIRRLAGFLLALFVLQALGAAYWQVWMGPRLAQDPRNPRLLLAEERVERGALLDRNLLPLARTRMEARRAVREYPTGSLFAHLVGYRHPRLGKAGLEAALDGILLGAAERTPWEEWRDRALGRRPRGFDVVLTVDQEIQKAAAQVLEGRRGAVVVLDPRDGALLAMASAPSFDPNQLERDWAVLRRDPTSPLLNRATHGLYPPGSTFKVVTMAAALSRKAAKPDTRFFCPGFVLVRGRPILDFGGQAHGPITLREALVWSCNVVFVHVGLRVGGASLREFAAAFGLGTSPDFELPSEAGHLPDPEEVAGDGVAQLSFGQGSLLVTPLQMALLTAVVARGGVRLRPYVVAQVRAGDGQVVERYRPKPGERILVEEVAGSLRDTMVEVVARGTGRAAALPGVAVAGKTGTATAPGGAPHAWFIGFAPAERPRVVVAVVVERGGTGGQVAAPMAREVLRRALERVR; this is translated from the coding sequence GTGACGGGACGCATCCGCAGGCTGGCGGGCTTCCTGCTGGCCCTCTTCGTCCTCCAGGCCCTCGGGGCCGCATACTGGCAGGTGTGGATGGGCCCGCGGCTCGCCCAGGATCCCCGGAACCCCCGGCTCCTGCTGGCAGAGGAGCGGGTAGAGCGGGGAGCTCTTCTGGACCGCAACCTCCTGCCGCTTGCCCGCACCCGCATGGAGGCCCGGCGGGCGGTCCGGGAGTACCCTACGGGTTCCCTCTTCGCGCACCTGGTGGGGTACCGGCACCCCCGCCTGGGAAAGGCCGGGCTGGAGGCGGCCTTGGACGGGATCCTGCTGGGAGCCGCGGAGCGCACGCCGTGGGAGGAGTGGCGGGATCGGGCCCTGGGGCGGAGGCCGAGGGGCTTCGACGTGGTCCTCACGGTGGATCAGGAGATCCAGAAAGCCGCCGCGCAGGTCCTGGAAGGCCGGAGGGGTGCGGTGGTGGTCCTGGATCCCCGGGACGGTGCGCTCCTGGCGATGGCGAGTGCCCCCTCCTTCGATCCCAACCAGCTGGAGCGGGACTGGGCCGTTCTGCGTCGGGATCCCACCAGCCCTCTCCTGAACCGGGCCACGCACGGACTGTACCCGCCCGGCTCCACCTTCAAGGTGGTCACCATGGCCGCGGCCCTGAGCCGCAAGGCCGCGAAACCGGATACGCGCTTCTTCTGCCCGGGATTCGTCCTGGTGCGGGGCCGTCCCATCCTGGACTTCGGAGGGCAGGCCCACGGACCCATCACCCTCCGGGAGGCGCTGGTGTGGAGCTGCAACGTGGTCTTCGTGCACGTGGGCCTCCGGGTGGGAGGAGCGAGCCTGCGGGAGTTCGCCGCGGCGTTCGGACTGGGGACCTCCCCGGATTTTGAGCTCCCCAGCGAAGCGGGCCACCTTCCGGATCCCGAGGAGGTGGCAGGGGATGGCGTGGCGCAGCTGAGCTTCGGACAGGGAAGCCTGCTCGTCACCCCCTTGCAGATGGCCCTTCTCACCGCGGTGGTGGCGCGGGGGGGCGTGCGGCTCAGGCCGTACGTGGTGGCCCAGGTGCGCGCGGGAGACGGGCAGGTGGTGGAGCGATACCGGCCGAAGCCCGGCGAGCGGATCCTCGTGGAGGAGGTGGCAGGTTCCCTCCGCGATACCATGGTGGAGGTGGTGGCACGGGGCACCGGACGCGCGGCTGCCCTTCCCGGCGTGGCGGTGGCGGGGAAGACGGGGACCGCCACGGCTCCCGGGGGTGCGCCCCACGCGTGGTTCATCGGGTTCGCACCCGCCGAGCGGCCCCGGGTGGTGGTGGCGGTGGTGGTGGAGCGCGGCGGCACGGGAGGACAGGTAGCGGCGCCCATGGCCCGGGAGGTCCTCCGGCGGGCTCTGGAACGGGTGCGGTGA
- a CDS encoding FtsW/RodA/SpoVE family cell cycle protein, with product MVRTRMVDPVLYGASLALSLGGFLMVYAVRHPGDSPGPVGYGVLVLLAVPALHVALVRRGFRGDGLLLPVTQTLVGLGLVELYRLQPGSLVRQATWALLGLGGGWVAYCAARAVDRLSRYRYLYALSALVLLVSALVFGVERGGSRQWLDLGFASFQPSEVVKVCLVLFLASYLAEHHRLLALRPPQEVERRILLPVAAVLGASLLILTVQRDLGGALLYLSIVLGMVYVGTGRVEYVAAGALAFAAGAGVCAVLFPHVRIRLEVWVDPWRDLAGSGYQLGQALFALASGGLAGTGLGLGYPELIPAVHTDLVFAAIGEELGYAGALGVILLYMILVVRGFRIALRARRAFSRLLAAGVSLVLAAQTLLILGGSLRLVPLTGIPMPFVSYGGSAMVSNFVLLGLLMGISHHEEVPHGRRT from the coding sequence ATGGTCCGAACGCGGATGGTGGATCCCGTGCTTTACGGTGCCTCCCTCGCCCTGAGCCTCGGGGGATTCCTGATGGTGTACGCGGTTCGCCACCCCGGGGATTCGCCCGGGCCCGTGGGATACGGCGTCCTCGTGCTCCTCGCCGTTCCCGCCCTCCACGTAGCCCTGGTGCGGAGGGGGTTCCGGGGGGACGGCCTCCTGCTGCCCGTGACCCAGACCCTGGTGGGGTTGGGGCTGGTGGAGCTGTACCGGCTGCAGCCGGGGAGTCTGGTGCGGCAGGCCACGTGGGCTTTGCTTGGGCTCGGGGGGGGTTGGGTCGCCTACTGTGCGGCCCGCGCCGTGGACCGTCTGAGCCGGTACCGCTATCTGTACGCCCTCAGCGCCCTGGTTCTCCTGGTGAGCGCCCTCGTCTTCGGGGTGGAGCGGGGCGGGTCCCGCCAGTGGTTGGACCTCGGGTTTGCGAGCTTCCAGCCCTCGGAAGTGGTGAAGGTATGCCTCGTGCTGTTCCTGGCCAGCTACCTGGCGGAGCACCACCGGCTTCTCGCCCTCCGTCCGCCCCAGGAGGTGGAACGACGGATCCTGTTGCCCGTGGCGGCGGTGCTCGGCGCCAGCCTCCTCATCCTGACGGTGCAGCGGGACCTGGGAGGGGCCCTGCTGTACCTCAGCATCGTCCTCGGCATGGTCTACGTGGGAACCGGGCGGGTGGAGTACGTGGCCGCGGGAGCCCTCGCCTTCGCCGCGGGCGCGGGGGTGTGCGCGGTCCTCTTCCCCCACGTGCGGATCCGGCTGGAGGTCTGGGTGGATCCGTGGCGGGACCTCGCGGGCTCGGGCTACCAGCTGGGGCAGGCCCTGTTCGCCCTGGCGAGCGGGGGGCTTGCGGGAACCGGGCTCGGACTCGGGTATCCCGAGCTCATCCCCGCGGTGCACACGGATCTCGTCTTCGCGGCCATCGGGGAGGAGCTGGGATACGCGGGAGCCCTGGGCGTGATCCTGCTCTATATGATCCTCGTGGTCCGGGGGTTTCGGATCGCCCTGCGGGCGAGGCGGGCCTTCTCCCGGCTGCTGGCCGCGGGCGTGAGCCTCGTGCTCGCGGCCCAGACCCTCCTCATCCTCGGAGGGTCCCTGCGCCTGGTCCCCCTCACGGGGATCCCGATGCCCTTCGTGAGCTACGGGGGATCCGCGATGGTGAGCAACTTCGTGCTCCTGGGCCTGCTGATGGGGATCTCGCATCACGAGGAGGTCCCGCACGGGAGGAGAACGTGA
- a CDS encoding FHA domain-containing protein, whose product MSELGLLLLRYLLLALLFLFLYRAVRVMQEELRSASGEPPAPPATLAVEEGGGTVQPGQVFVIAGEAVIGRSPQAQVVLPDAFTSHQHARLVVRGGRYWIEDLGSRNGTYLNGQRIEAPAPLTDGDLVRIGSTTLRFRCPA is encoded by the coding sequence GTGAGCGAGCTCGGGCTTCTCCTCCTGCGGTATCTGTTGCTGGCCCTGCTGTTCCTGTTCCTGTACCGGGCCGTGCGGGTGATGCAGGAGGAACTCCGCAGCGCGAGCGGGGAGCCACCCGCACCTCCGGCCACCTTGGCGGTGGAGGAGGGGGGCGGGACGGTGCAGCCGGGTCAGGTGTTCGTAATCGCGGGAGAAGCGGTGATCGGACGATCCCCACAGGCGCAGGTGGTGCTGCCCGACGCGTTCACAAGCCATCAGCATGCCCGGCTCGTGGTCCGCGGGGGACGCTACTGGATCGAGGACCTGGGCAGCCGGAACGGGACGTACCTCAATGGCCAGCGGATCGAGGCGCCGGCCCCGCTGACGGACGGGGATCTGGTACGCATCGGGAGCACCACCCTGCGGTTCCGGTGTCCCGCCTAG
- a CDS encoding DUF3662 and FHA domain-containing protein, with protein sequence MTLLERWERRLEALVEGLVYRPGGGRMQPVEVARQLMRAMDQQHTVSVLRVYAPNDFEVELPPQDFEALLPFSTALQEELRVFLRQHAEERGYTLVGSIAVRFVQNEALPAGQLRVKTRVVPDPEGIPQAPRAAESQDTRVYRLTPGGVLVVVQGVPQGARFPLRKNPTVVGRRPTCDVVIPDPSVSREHLRLEREEGGWRVVDSGSTNGTFVNDRRVTVHRLRPGDRIRVGSTVLEYREGEA encoded by the coding sequence GTGACGCTCCTTGAGCGGTGGGAACGACGGCTGGAGGCCCTGGTGGAGGGCCTCGTGTACCGCCCGGGCGGGGGGCGGATGCAGCCCGTGGAGGTGGCTCGGCAGCTCATGCGGGCCATGGACCAGCAGCACACCGTGAGTGTGCTGCGGGTCTACGCGCCGAACGACTTCGAGGTGGAGCTTCCTCCCCAGGACTTCGAGGCGCTCCTGCCCTTCTCCACGGCCCTGCAGGAGGAGCTGCGGGTGTTTCTCCGGCAGCACGCGGAGGAACGGGGCTACACGCTCGTGGGATCCATCGCCGTCCGGTTCGTTCAGAACGAGGCTCTCCCTGCGGGCCAGCTGCGGGTCAAGACGCGGGTGGTGCCGGACCCGGAGGGAATCCCACAGGCCCCCCGCGCGGCGGAGTCCCAGGACACCCGGGTGTACCGCCTGACGCCCGGCGGCGTCCTGGTGGTGGTGCAGGGCGTGCCCCAGGGCGCGCGGTTCCCGCTCCGGAAGAACCCCACCGTGGTGGGGCGGCGGCCTACGTGCGACGTGGTGATCCCGGACCCCAGCGTGTCGCGGGAGCACCTCCGGTTGGAACGGGAGGAGGGGGGCTGGCGCGTGGTGGATTCCGGGTCCACGAACGGAACCTTCGTGAACGACCGGAGGGTTACGGTCCACCGGCTGCGCCCCGGAGACCGGATCCGCGTGGGGTCTACGGTCCTGGAGTACCGGGAGGGGGAGGCGTGA
- the rlmN gene encoding 23S rRNA (adenine(2503)-C(2))-methyltransferase RlmN, with protein MSTVLSRQATLPDLRSMTEAEMVEALTSMGEPSYRGRQLARWVHARGASSFAEMTDLPKTLRAELATRARLTRLEIRQRLTSPDGSTIKYLFACPDGSTVESVWMRYADGRRSVCVSTQVGCAMACAFCATGLAGLSRNLTAGEIVDQVYAMQRDQRERPTHVVFMGMGEPLANYGATVRAVRLLNAPYGLGIGIRRITVSTVGLVPQIRRLAQEGLDLNLAVSLHAPTDDLRARLVPIAGRYPLGELLEACRFYIARTRRRITFEYVLLAEVNDTLEEARALGRLLRGMLCHLNLIPWNPVPGLAFRRPPGERVREFARIVRAYGIPTTVRVERGTEIMAACGQLSQAGTPGRRPTRIRLQGEAARDAP; from the coding sequence ATGAGCACGGTCCTCTCGCGGCAGGCGACCCTGCCCGACCTCCGGTCTATGACGGAGGCGGAGATGGTGGAGGCCCTCACCTCCATGGGCGAGCCTTCCTACCGGGGCCGCCAGCTCGCCCGGTGGGTGCACGCCCGGGGGGCGTCGAGCTTCGCGGAGATGACGGATCTCCCCAAGACCCTGCGGGCGGAGCTCGCGACGCGCGCCCGTCTCACCCGTCTGGAGATCCGCCAGCGCCTGACCTCGCCCGATGGCAGCACCATCAAATACCTCTTCGCCTGCCCGGACGGGAGCACCGTGGAGAGCGTGTGGATGCGGTACGCGGACGGCCGCCGCAGCGTGTGCGTCTCCACCCAAGTGGGCTGCGCCATGGCCTGCGCGTTCTGTGCCACAGGCCTGGCGGGCCTTTCCCGCAACCTCACCGCGGGCGAGATCGTGGATCAGGTGTACGCGATGCAGCGGGATCAGCGGGAGCGGCCCACCCACGTGGTGTTCATGGGGATGGGGGAGCCGCTGGCGAACTACGGGGCCACGGTGCGCGCGGTGCGGCTGCTCAACGCCCCCTATGGTCTAGGGATCGGGATCCGGCGCATCACGGTTTCCACCGTGGGCCTGGTTCCGCAGATCCGGCGCCTTGCGCAGGAGGGGCTGGATCTCAACCTGGCGGTCTCCCTCCATGCGCCCACGGATGACCTGCGCGCCCGGCTCGTGCCCATCGCCGGACGCTATCCGCTGGGGGAGCTGCTGGAGGCCTGCAGGTTCTACATCGCCCGCACCCGCCGCCGCATCACCTTCGAGTACGTCCTCCTGGCAGAGGTGAACGACACCCTTGAGGAGGCCCGGGCCCTGGGGCGACTCCTGCGGGGCATGCTCTGCCACCTCAACCTCATCCCCTGGAATCCCGTGCCGGGGCTTGCGTTCCGACGCCCCCCGGGGGAGCGGGTGCGGGAATTCGCCCGGATCGTGCGCGCCTACGGGATTCCCACCACGGTGCGGGTGGAGCGGGGCACGGAGATCATGGCCGCATGCGGGCAGCTGTCCCAGGCGGGTACCCCGGGGCGCAGGCCCACCCGGATCCGGCTGCAGGGGGAGGCGGCCCGTGACGCTCCTTGA
- the rsmB gene encoding 16S rRNA (cytosine(967)-C(5))-methyltransferase RsmB produces the protein MRDAREVALRILHRVEAEGAFSNVLLGNLRTRAELSDRDVELVTALVLGVLRWRARLDYALQHLLTTPLEDLPLRIRLILRMGAYQILFLERIPAYAAVSESVALARRYGHPGTVALVNAVLRRLAREAEPPPPPDPLEALAVRQSHPRWLVERWVARWGRAEAERLCEANNRPPPAFLRVNTLKATPEEVRARLQKAGVKTEPGSFPESLRVRSGPVSERMQVVQEGLVWPQDEGSMAAVYALDPQPGEVVVDACAAPGGKTTHLAALMRNEGRVLSCEVHPRKVETLRRTAERAEARCVEAILLDARRLGERYPGAADRVLVDAPCTGLGVIRRRPEIRWRVSPEGPAQASRLQRELLASAARALRPGGVLVYAVCSPEPEEGEEVVEWGMDTVGLVPDPFEIPWRDGRLEAPGGRLVLLPHRHDTDGFFIARFRRGA, from the coding sequence GTGAGGGACGCCCGGGAGGTAGCCCTCCGCATCCTCCACCGGGTGGAGGCGGAGGGTGCATTCAGCAACGTGCTGCTCGGCAACCTCCGCACCCGGGCAGAACTCTCCGACCGGGACGTGGAGCTGGTGACGGCCCTCGTGCTGGGGGTCCTCCGGTGGCGGGCCCGGCTCGATTACGCCCTCCAGCACCTGCTGACCACGCCCCTGGAGGACCTCCCCCTCCGGATCCGGCTCATCCTCCGCATGGGTGCCTACCAGATCCTGTTTCTGGAGCGCATCCCGGCCTATGCCGCGGTGTCCGAGTCCGTGGCGCTCGCCCGGCGCTACGGGCATCCGGGGACTGTGGCCCTGGTGAACGCGGTGCTCCGGCGCCTCGCCCGGGAGGCAGAGCCCCCACCGCCCCCGGATCCCCTGGAGGCCCTGGCGGTACGGCAGAGCCACCCCCGGTGGCTCGTGGAACGGTGGGTGGCGCGGTGGGGACGGGCGGAGGCGGAGCGGCTGTGCGAGGCCAACAACCGTCCTCCACCCGCCTTCCTGCGGGTGAACACCCTCAAGGCAACTCCGGAGGAGGTACGGGCGCGGCTGCAAAAAGCCGGAGTCAAGACCGAGCCAGGGTCCTTTCCGGAGTCCCTGCGGGTCCGCTCCGGGCCGGTTTCGGAGCGGATGCAGGTGGTACAAGAGGGCCTTGTGTGGCCACAGGACGAGGGTTCCATGGCCGCGGTGTACGCCCTGGATCCGCAACCCGGGGAGGTCGTGGTGGATGCGTGTGCAGCCCCCGGGGGGAAAACCACCCACCTCGCGGCCCTCATGCGTAACGAGGGGAGAGTGCTGAGCTGCGAGGTCCATCCCCGGAAGGTGGAAACCCTTCGCCGCACCGCGGAGCGAGCCGAAGCCCGGTGCGTGGAGGCGATCCTCCTGGACGCCCGACGTCTGGGGGAGCGCTACCCGGGAGCCGCGGATCGGGTGCTCGTGGATGCGCCGTGCACCGGGCTTGGGGTCATCCGGAGGCGGCCGGAAATCCGTTGGCGGGTTTCACCCGAGGGGCCGGCCCAGGCCAGCCGGCTCCAGCGGGAGCTGCTGGCCTCCGCGGCCCGGGCCCTCCGGCCGGGCGGGGTGCTGGTGTACGCGGTGTGCTCCCCGGAACCGGAAGAGGGGGAGGAGGTCGTAGAATGGGGGATGGACACGGTGGGACTGGTGCCCGATCCCTTTGAAATCCCCTGGCGGGACGGGCGCCTGGAGGCTCCTGGGGGGCGGTTGGTGCTGTTGCCGCACCGTCACGACACGGACGGATTCTTCATCGCTCGGTTCAGGCGTGGGGCATGA
- a CDS encoding zinc metallopeptidase — MFFFGGPLFWLAVASFLFALWAQYKVWSTFNRYSRVPASSGLTGAEVAERILRYSGVADVRIEPVQGMLSDHYDPHARILRLSPPVYHSASVAALGVAAHEVGHALQHKEQYAPLALRNAIVPVAGIGSQLGIWLFFIGMILGRSGGWLMDLGILLFLGVVAFTLITLPVEFDASRRAVQILQAHGLVTPREAEGVRAVLGAAAMTYVAAAASAIIELLRLLAIRHASREE, encoded by the coding sequence ATGTTCTTCTTCGGTGGTCCGCTGTTCTGGCTTGCGGTGGCCTCGTTCCTCTTCGCCCTGTGGGCCCAGTACAAGGTGTGGAGTACCTTTAACCGGTACAGCCGGGTACCCGCCAGCAGTGGGCTTACGGGCGCGGAGGTGGCGGAGCGGATTCTGCGCTACAGCGGGGTCGCGGACGTGCGCATCGAACCCGTCCAGGGCATGCTGAGCGACCACTACGATCCCCATGCCCGCATCCTGCGGCTTTCGCCTCCCGTGTACCACAGCGCTTCTGTGGCGGCCCTGGGGGTGGCGGCCCACGAGGTGGGGCATGCCCTCCAGCACAAGGAGCAGTACGCCCCCCTCGCCCTGCGCAACGCCATCGTGCCCGTGGCCGGGATCGGCTCCCAGCTCGGCATCTGGCTGTTCTTCATCGGGATGATCCTCGGCCGCTCGGGCGGGTGGCTCATGGACCTCGGCATCCTCCTGTTCCTGGGCGTGGTCGCCTTCACCCTGATCACCCTGCCCGTGGAGTTCGATGCGAGCCGCCGCGCGGTCCAGATCCTGCAAGCCCATGGCCTCGTTACCCCCCGGGAGGCGGAGGGGGTGCGGGCGGTCCTCGGCGCGGCGGCCATGACCTATGTGGCCGCGGCCGCCAGCGCCATCATCGAGCTGCTGCGCCTGCTGGCCATCCGGCACGCCTCCCGGGAGGAGTAG
- the fmt gene encoding methionyl-tRNA formyltransferase encodes MRVLFFGTPEFALPSLEALHRAHELVAVVTQPDRPSGRGRKPTPPPVAVRAKELGLRVLQPERLRDVREELEASRPQVGVVVAYGNLIPRWLLDLPPHGFLNAHPSLLPRYRGASPIPHAILNGDPETGVTVIRLTEELDAGPILAQERVPIGPQDTAGTLEAKLARVAAGLLLRTLQALERGEIHPRPQEASAATYCAKLTKEDGRIRWEEPAEQIERHLRAMDPWPGAFTARGGQLLKIWRARVVPGEGSGRPGEIVRVTREGFVVATGEGGLEVLEVQPPGGRRMPADAYVRGHRVQVGEVLA; translated from the coding sequence CTGAGGGTTCTCTTCTTCGGGACCCCGGAGTTCGCCCTCCCCTCCCTCGAAGCCCTCCACCGGGCCCACGAGCTCGTGGCCGTGGTGACGCAGCCGGACCGTCCCTCAGGCCGCGGGCGAAAGCCGACTCCACCGCCCGTGGCCGTGCGGGCCAAAGAGCTGGGTCTACGGGTGCTCCAGCCCGAGCGACTGCGGGACGTGCGGGAGGAGCTGGAGGCGTCGCGGCCGCAGGTGGGCGTGGTGGTGGCGTACGGGAACCTTATCCCTCGCTGGCTTTTGGACCTCCCGCCCCACGGGTTCCTCAATGCACATCCTTCCCTCCTCCCGCGCTACCGGGGTGCCTCGCCCATCCCTCACGCGATCCTGAACGGAGATCCGGAGACCGGGGTGACGGTGATCCGCCTCACGGAGGAACTGGACGCGGGCCCCATCCTTGCCCAAGAGCGGGTGCCCATCGGGCCGCAGGACACCGCGGGGACGCTGGAGGCCAAGCTGGCGCGGGTGGCCGCGGGGCTGCTCTTGCGCACCCTCCAGGCCCTGGAGCGGGGCGAGATCCATCCGCGGCCCCAGGAGGCATCTGCGGCCACGTACTGCGCAAAGCTCACGAAGGAGGACGGCCGTATCCGGTGGGAGGAGCCCGCGGAGCAGATCGAGCGCCACCTCCGGGCCATGGATCCGTGGCCCGGAGCCTTCACCGCCCGGGGGGGGCAGTTGCTGAAGATCTGGCGGGCCCGGGTGGTTCCCGGGGAAGGATCCGGCCGACCGGGGGAGATCGTACGGGTGACCCGGGAGGGATTCGTGGTGGCCACCGGGGAGGGAGGTCTTGAGGTGCTGGAGGTCCAGCCTCCCGGCGGCCGGCGGATGCCTGCGGACGCCTACGTGCGCGGCCACCGGGTGCAGGTCGGGGAAGTCCTGGCTTGA
- the def gene encoding peptide deformylase, translating to MQIITVHHPRANILRRKAKPVGRVTPEVARLLDEMVETMRAARGVGLAGPQVGLDRRLIVVEYGGTLYQLVDPELVRMEGEEWGTEGCLSIPGVTVDLRRAARVVVRAKNRRGRGITIQAEGWLARIFQHEIDHLDGILITDRAERPEHIHRVEEELEVVG from the coding sequence GTGCAGATCATCACCGTACACCATCCCAGAGCCAACATCCTCCGCCGGAAGGCGAAGCCCGTGGGCAGGGTGACCCCGGAGGTCGCAAGACTCCTGGACGAGATGGTGGAGACGATGCGGGCGGCCCGGGGTGTCGGGTTGGCGGGCCCGCAGGTGGGACTGGACCGCCGTCTGATCGTGGTGGAGTACGGGGGAACCCTTTATCAGCTCGTGGACCCGGAACTGGTGCGGATGGAAGGGGAGGAGTGGGGGACGGAGGGGTGTCTTTCCATCCCGGGCGTGACGGTGGACCTGCGGCGGGCGGCCCGGGTGGTGGTGCGGGCCAAAAACCGCCGGGGCCGGGGGATCACCATCCAGGCGGAAGGATGGCTTGCCCGCATCTTCCAGCACGAGATCGACCACCTGGACGGGATCCTCATCACGGATCGGGCGGAGCGTCCCGAACACATCCACCGGGTGGAGGAGGAACTGGAGGTCGTGGGCTGA